From a single Acidobacteriota bacterium genomic region:
- a CDS encoding ABC transporter permease, producing MNRALAAGIGVLTLLAALAAGAPALSAAGVLARPDALDTSAGLAPPSLEHWMGTDELGRDVLSRVLHGGRPSLVCAFVATLVALGVGLPAGALAGLRGGWWDLILTRLMEATTAVPALLVILLLAAILPGDPDRAGSARLVPLAVAIGLTRWAVIARYVRGAVVQAQAEDYAAAAEALGAGRARVLFRHLLPGALTPALVTAAFGAGSAILAESALSFFGLGTHEPLPSWGKMIASAAVWPRAWWLIVAPGAVIAIVVMGFNLSAEGLRLRAASGREETQPRVGGGFRLPDR from the coding sequence GTGAACCGGGCGCTCGCCGCGGGGATCGGCGTTCTCACGCTGCTCGCGGCTCTGGCGGCCGGGGCGCCGGCCCTCAGCGCGGCGGGAGTTCTCGCGAGACCCGATGCGCTCGACACCTCGGCCGGCCTCGCCCCTCCGTCGCTCGAGCACTGGATGGGGACCGATGAGCTCGGCCGCGACGTCCTGTCCAGGGTGCTTCACGGCGGGAGGCCATCGCTGGTCTGCGCGTTCGTCGCGACGCTCGTGGCTCTGGGCGTCGGGCTTCCGGCGGGAGCCCTCGCGGGTCTGCGCGGCGGGTGGTGGGATCTCATCCTGACCCGCCTCATGGAGGCGACGACGGCGGTCCCGGCCCTGCTGGTAATTCTGCTCCTCGCTGCCATTCTTCCGGGCGATCCGGATCGCGCCGGGTCGGCACGGCTCGTCCCGCTCGCGGTGGCGATCGGATTGACGCGATGGGCCGTGATCGCGCGTTACGTCAGAGGCGCCGTCGTGCAGGCCCAGGCGGAGGACTACGCGGCCGCCGCGGAAGCGCTCGGAGCGGGGCGAGCGCGCGTTCTGTTCCGCCACCTGCTGCCCGGAGCGTTGACCCCGGCGCTCGTCACGGCGGCGTTCGGCGCCGGCTCCGCGATTCTGGCCGAATCGGCCCTCAGCTTCTTCGGCCTCGGAACGCACGAGCCCTTGCCGTCCTGGGGAAAGATGATCGCGTCCGCCGCCGTCTGGCCCCGAGCGTGGTGGTTGATCGTGGCGCCGGGAGCGGTGATCGCGATCGTCGTGATGGGGTTCAATCTCTCGGCCGAGGGACTGCGACTGCGCGCGGCCTCGGGACGCGAGGAGACTCAGCCGCGGGTCGGCGGCGGGTTCAGGCTTCCGGATCGATAG
- a CDS encoding ABC transporter permease, with the protein MAFARGDVLAVTLRRLLRRATLALVTFLIATATLYVAMRALPGGPWGDDPLIPGPVLQEWRARHHLDDGVVAGYAAWLLDVAAFRLGTSYTVAPGEDVARIIGRAAPTSLALGLLGLGLGLVIAVAAAMAAAAHPGGPWDRGWSGLVYLLYAVPGFWLAILLQNLFAQRLHWVPLFGSGSDLRPTGVAAADLLARARHWLLPPLCLALGSLALLFRSTRAGLLDASRSLFVRAGRARGIPRRSLIARHAFAGVRIQLATWAALAAPSLVGGSVVVEKIFGFPGVGRLFLAAIEKRDYPLVMGIGVCLIGVSVLASAAADAAYEVLDPRLSRARGRA; encoded by the coding sequence GTGGCGTTTGCCCGCGGCGACGTCCTCGCGGTGACGCTCCGGAGACTGCTGCGCCGCGCGACGCTGGCTCTGGTGACCTTCCTCATCGCGACGGCCACGCTCTACGTCGCGATGCGCGCGCTTCCGGGAGGCCCATGGGGTGACGATCCCCTCATCCCCGGGCCCGTCCTTCAGGAGTGGCGGGCGCGGCACCATCTCGACGACGGCGTCGTCGCCGGGTACGCGGCGTGGCTCCTCGACGTCGCGGCGTTCCGTCTCGGGACTTCGTACACCGTCGCGCCTGGAGAGGACGTCGCGAGGATCATCGGCCGCGCCGCGCCGACGAGCCTCGCGCTCGGGTTGCTCGGACTGGGACTCGGGCTCGTCATCGCCGTCGCCGCGGCGATGGCCGCGGCGGCGCATCCGGGCGGGCCGTGGGATCGCGGCTGGTCGGGCCTCGTGTACCTTCTGTACGCCGTCCCCGGGTTCTGGCTGGCGATCCTCCTTCAGAACCTCTTCGCCCAGCGGCTTCACTGGGTTCCCCTGTTCGGGAGCGGGAGCGACCTGAGACCGACCGGCGTCGCGGCGGCCGACCTTCTCGCGAGAGCGCGCCACTGGTTGCTGCCCCCCCTGTGCCTCGCGCTGGGAAGCCTGGCGCTCCTGTTTCGCTCGACGCGTGCGGGGCTTCTCGACGCGTCACGCTCGCTTTTCGTGCGCGCCGGCCGGGCTCGAGGGATTCCGAGGCGAAGCCTGATCGCGAGGCACGCGTTCGCGGGAGTCCGAATCCAGCTCGCCACGTGGGCGGCCCTTGCCGCGCCGTCTCTGGTGGGCGGGAGCGTCGTCGTGGAGAAGATCTTCGGTTTCCCCGGCGTGGGCCGGCTCTTCCTCGCGGCCATCGAGAAGAGGGACTACCCGCTCGTCATGGGCATCGGCGTCTGCCTCATCGGCGTCTCGGTTCTCGCGAGCGCCGCGGCCGACGCGGCCTACGAAGTTCTCGATCCTCGCCTGAGCCGGGCGCGGGGGCGCGCGTGA